The proteins below are encoded in one region of Nilaparvata lugens isolate BPH chromosome X, ASM1435652v1, whole genome shotgun sequence:
- the LOC120354397 gene encoding voltage-dependent L-type calcium channel subunit alpha-1D-like, which translates to MDPTQHTPGFGNGSESESTGTKPLSTAWQTALSATAMSVAAAAAATAATNQTAATPVAARRPVRRATKPQADRPQRALLCLTLKNPLRKLCIDVVEWKYPFQIIN; encoded by the coding sequence GCTTCGGAAATGGATCGGAAAGTGAGAGCACAGGCACAAAGCCTTTGTCGACTGCGTGGCAGACAGCGCTCAGTGCCACAGCGATGAGTGTGGCTGCTGCAGCCGCAGCCACAGCTGCAACCAACCAGACCGCCGCGACGCCGGTCGCTGCCCGCAGGCCGGTGCGGCGTGCCACTAAGCCGCAAGCTGATCGGCCGCAGCGGGCATTGCTCTGTCTCACACTCAAAAATCCGCTGCGAAAACTCTGCATAGACGTTGTCGAATGGAAGTATccttttcaaataatcaattga